A single region of the Plasmodium malariae genome assembly, chromosome: 7 genome encodes:
- the PmUG01_07011100 gene encoding fam-m protein, with protein MVQIIKTILFIKSSVLVLVTCICHFNNDLRTFNKFADAKYNHGRNLDTITFRLLARYKQDKDSHILGLKQNKSNNNEHEKYDITINEKGNKGKNKKSDKSSLNKAQYYMEVIDYNNGMFDGKHFHFEKKWIKKKDYDNFLERNRRVCDISLRKIRFRKYGIGVAMFVIFSLFAAAIDVLPRLKYLKKTLEKLETDNILKTLYEYVKTWDTTLKTSIYLTLYGALMLILIIVLVIGICRVLANNEKYNKIKLMSEQSAY; from the exons ATGGTGCAAATAATTAAGActatcttatttattaaatcttCTGTCTTAGTCCTTGTAACATGTATATGTCATTTTAACAATGATTTG cgaacatttaataaattcgCGGATGCGAAATACAATCATGGAAGAAATTTAGATACAATAACCTTTCGATTATTAGCAAGATATAAACAGGATAAGGATTCGCATATTTTAGGGTTAAAACAGAATAAATCCAATAATAATGAGCATGAAAAGTATGATATAactattaatgaaaaagggaacaaaggaaaaaacaaaaaatctGATAAAAGTTCATTAAATAAGGCACAATACTATATGGAAGTAATAGATTATAACAATGGAatgtttgatggaaaacattttcattttgaaaaaaaatggattaaaaaaaaagattacgATAATTTTCTTGAAAGGAACAGGAGGGTTTGCGATATAtctttaagaaaaataagatttAGGAAGTATGGTATTGGAGTTGCTatgtttgttattttttccttgttTGCAGCAGCAATTGATGTATTACCAAGATTAAAGTATTTGAAAAAGACGTTGGAAAAACTTGAAACGgataatatattgaaaactttgtatgaatatgtaaaaaCGTGGGACACAACGCTAAAGACCtctatttatttaacattatATGGTGCACTTATGCTAATATTGATTATTGTGCTTGTAATAGGAATTTGTAGAGTCTTAgcaaataatgaaaaatataataaaattaaattgatGTCTGAACAAAGTGCATATTAA